A single region of the Maylandia zebra isolate NMK-2024a linkage group LG17, Mzebra_GT3a, whole genome shotgun sequence genome encodes:
- the arid2 gene encoding AT-rich interactive domain-containing protein 2, producing the protein MANSTGKNLLDQRRKGQAFLDELRQFHQSRGSPFKKIPIVGGKELDLNALYIRVVSLGGFAKVSDKNQWIELGEEFNFPRSCSNAAFALKQYYLRYLEKYEKVHHFGEDDEEAQPGNPKASLPIGAIPNSYNYQQHIVSDYLRQSYGLSTDFVPPCDYNKLVLSLLSGLPNEVDFAVNVCTLLSNESKHAMQLDKDPKLVTLLLAHAGVFDDSLGSFSGVFGMDWKEKTSRDFVRFWKEVVEDAEVRELIWDKNNPAQDGTSCAERWQSLFHPPRTAGISDMEAQRVLQIAVILRNLSFEEANVKLLAANRTCLRFLLLCAHCNLISLRQLGLDTLGNVAAELQLDPVDFRTTHLIFHTITKCLMSRDRFLKMRAMEILGNLSKVEDNGVLICEYVDQDSYREVMLLLTLPDLMLLMASLEVLYLLAQLGEIPCSKIAFVDHSIDLLVRLVSVDLHTFGPDALTAVRLIEHQANADQAAEVRPQLVEQVPAAVQGAPAPVTRVSVQSSQPPPGIVELDGEKFTLQWLNAHFETNPEGSVSRSEMYSEYLATCSKMGRSNILNSTGFLKCLRTVFPNHTMRRQEEPKANGQVQILLVGLRRRSIPLPIQLYYQQPQQQQQPVPAAAASAPPPPAARHDAPGDPQAPPPGLPPGPQFVRPPGPSLNLGVSTPSMASTAQEPPAVSHPTVPRHPVPPQVPPQMPPNPLAALQPQQVRPGPVVQVPTSAPATQNHAPQRPAPPGAAQQQQQQQHSPMLPTGAPVTLFQQVPQGHILTARVQGVTQHPPLPQTPPLSGPQGGAPQVEPQCAAAAASTPASSIQVGAAQGLSITSVPNSQGSRVTFQNIAPKPAPNQSGGPAATIATPNQQPQQQAQSVVIVSPNPQQSPAYTPAIHQIVLANPSAIPGTQTIQLAGQPGASSNPCPPPTSHSNTQVQPSQTVSHALSMKRLQQQQQHQQQHQQQPPLQLISQPPSSQPTSTESSLIKQLLLPKRGPSTPGGKLILPAPQVPPPNNTITPSSPVIYQTSYTTQNPSSQPQQLNVQLVPGQLPAAGAPGLQTVQLLPGQLISASSSGGATIIQGPAPPGQVTFTVVPNTGFTTSTAAVAAVSQGAGAPGVPPPPFSTGTVPQHAPAAPPPPPPPPPPPPLPAPLRGDKIICQKEEEAKDATGLHVHERKIEVMENSSLAEGDASKGKTSNGDVAEGAKLLNGRKCMESNLPPYHSGNSQGALNGPATESHPANGKQALSPGPNTPPEGIPDPKKTLVNGVCDFDRSDSGGNFNKNIPNHIASKQYWGNGEVGPSEKANSSDPPLPSPPPPQQDTAKAQQAERLANGPQAIGNRPPSELTNGPLGPAHAAPVLRQQLLPNSSLPPSVTVTSQSLAGSPANGVAPEARGLKRPAENEDRSATTASSGIPNKVGVRIITISDPNNAGSSATMVAVPAGTDPSTVAKVAIENATQQRNCSPTQAAGTAPAVIPSPPPTSQPAPAGNHSPHLPAQQASAVPPEQSRKAGQNFKCLWQSCKRWFETPSQVFYHAATQHGGKDVYGGQCLWEGCEPFPRQRLSFITHLQDKHCSREALLAGLKLEEQQAQSPNQTSSQTPPAAGSTPAPRAPKAIVNHPSAALMALRRGSRNLVFRDFTDEKEGPVTKHIRLTAALTLKNIAKHSDCGRTLLKRHETHLSVLALSNMEVSTTLAKCLYELTRSLQA; encoded by the exons aCTATCTCCGCCAAAGCTATGGACTGTCTACGGACTTCGTTCCACCATGTGACTACAACAAACTGGTGCTGTCTCTCCTTTCGGGCCTACCCAATGAAGTGGACTTTGCCGTTAACGTTTGCACGCTGCTTTCCAACGAGAGCAAGCACGCCATGCAGCTGGACAAGGACCCCAAACTGGTCACGTTGCTTCTGGCACACGCCGGCGTCTTCGATGACT CGCTAGGCAGCTTCTCTGGGGTGTTTGGGATGGACTGGAAGGAGAAAACCTCCCGAGACTTCGTCAGG TTCTGGAAAGAGGTGGTGGAGGACGCTGAAGTCAGGGAGCTGATCTGGGACAAGAACAACCCAGCACAAG ATGGTACGTCGTGCGCGGAGCGCTGGCAGAGCCTCTTCCACCCTCCGCGGACCGCGGGCATCAGCGACATGGAGGCCCAGCGGGTGCTGCAGATTGCCGTCATCCTGCGTAACCTCTCCTTCGAGGAGGCCAACGTCAAGCTGCTGGCGGCCAACCGAACGTGCCTGCGCTTCCTTTTGCTCTGCGCCCACTGTAACCTCATCTCACTCCGACAGCTCGGACTGGACACTTTGGGCAACGTGGCTGCCGAG CTCCAGCTGGATCCCGTTGACTTTCGGACGACACATCTGATCTTTCACACGATCACTAAATGCTTGATGTCCAGGGACAGGTTTCTCAAAATGAGAG CCATGGAGATCCTGGGTAACCTCAGCAAAGTGGAGGACAATGGTGTGCTAATCTGTGAGTACGTGGACCAGGACTCATACAGGGAGGTCATGTTGCTCCTCACCCTGCCGGACCTCATGCTCCTCATGGCCTCCTTGGAGGTGCTATACCTGCTGGCACAGCTCGGAGAGATCCCATGCAGCAAGATCGCCTTCGTTGACCACAGCATAG ACTTGTTGGTTCGGTTAGTATCTGTAGACCTTCATACGTTTGGACCTGACGCCCTAACAGCGGTGCGGTTGATTGAGCATCAGGCGAACGCCGACCAGGCAGCTGAGGTCCGACCACAGCTGGTCGAGCAGGTACCCGCGGCCGTGCAGGGAGCTCCAGCACCAG TAACAAGAGTTTCAGTTCAATCCTCTCAACCTCCGCCTGGCATTGTTGAACTGGACGGGGAGAAGTTTACACTGCAGTG GCTAAATGCACACTTTGAGACGAACCCAGAGGGCTCCGTGTCTCGAtctgaaatgtactcagagTACCTGGCCACATGCAGTAAAATGGGCCGCAGCAACATCTTGAACTCCACCGGCTTTCTCAAATGCCTGCG GACTGTGTTCCCCAACCACACGATGCGGAGGCAAGAAGAGCCAAAGGCCAACGGGCAAGTTCAGATCCTCCTGGTGGGGCTAAGGCGGCGGTCGATCCCCCTGCCCATCCAGCTGTACTACCAGCAgcctcagcagcagcaacagccggttccagcagcagcagcatcggCGCCGCCACCTCCAGCAGCCCGACACGATGCACCTGGAGACCCTCAGGCCCCACCCCCAG GCTTACCTCCCGGGCCCCAGTTCGTCCGGCCTCCAGGCCCCAGCCTCAACCTCGGTGTTTCCACCCCATCCATGGCCTCCACAGCACAGGAACCTCCTGCCGTAAGCCACCCGACTGTTCCCCGACACCCGGTGCCCCCGCAGGTGCCTCCACAGATGCCACCAAATCCTCTGGCAGCACTGCAGCCACAGCAGGTCCGGCCTGGTCCAGTGGTCCAGGTTCCAACATCAGCACCGGCCACCCAGAACCACGCCCCTCAAAGACCCGCCCCTCCAGGAGCGGCccagcaacaacagcagcagcaacactcCCCCATGCTCCCCACTGGGGCACCTGTCACGCTATTTCAGCAGGTACCACAGGGCCATATCCTCACCGCCAGGGTACAAGGCGTGACTCAGCACCCACCCCTGCCTCAAACACCTCCTCTGTCTGGGCCTCAGGGTGGAGCTCCCCAGGTAGAACCTCAgtgtgctgctgcagctgcatccACACCTGCCTCTTCCATCCAGGTGGGAGCTGCTCAGGGGTTGAGTATTACAAGCGTGCCCAATTCCCAGGGGTCACGAGTCACATTTCAGAATATCGCCCCCAAACCAGCTCCAAACCAGTCAGGTGGACCAGCAGCTACGATAGCTACTCCCAACCAGCAGCCTCAGCAGCAAGCGCAGAGTGTAGTAATAGTCAGTCCCAACCCCCAGCAGAGCCCAGCCTACACCCCTGCCATCCACCAGATTGTTCTCGCCAACCCCTCTGCCATCCCTGGCACCCAAACTATCCAGCTAGCAGGGCAACCCGGGGCTTCTTCCAATCCATGCCCACCTCCCACCTCTCACTCCAACACCCAGGTCCAGCCCAGTCAAACTGTCAGCCACGCACTGTCCATGAAACGgcttcagcagcagcaacagcatcaACAGCAGCACCAACAACAGCCACCTCTCCAGCTTATTTCCCAGCCTCCTTCCTCTCAGCCTACCTCCACTGAGTCCAGCTTGATCAAACAGCTACTGCTTCCAAAGCGGGGACCTTCTACTCCAGGAGGAAAGCTAATCCTACCTGCTCCACAGGTGCCCCCTCCCAACAACACGATAACCCCCAGTTCACCGGTCATCTATCAGACAAGCTACACCACCCAAAATCCTTCGTCTCAACCTCAGCAGCTCAATGTTCAGCTAGTTCCAGGTCagcttccagctgctggagctcCGGGCCTCCAGACGGTTCAGCTTTTGCCAGGCCAGCTTATTTCTGCAAGCAGTTCAGGGGGAGCTACTATCATTCAGGGCCCTGCCCCTCCTGGACAAGTCACATTCACCGTGGTCCCCAACACTGGCTTCACCACTTctactgctgctgttgctgctgtcagCCAGGGAGCTGGGGCCCCAGGTGTCCCTCCTCCTCCATTCTCAACTGGAACTGTGCCCCAACATGCCCCGGCAGCTCCTCCACCTCCGCCGCCGCCCCCACCGCCACCGCCACTGCCAGCTCCACTCAGAGGAGACAAAATCATTTGtcaaaaggaggaggaggccaaAGATGCCACAGGGCTGCACGTCCATGAGAGGAAGATAGAGGTGATGGAGAACTCCTCGTTGGCAGAAGGAGACGCCTCCAAGGGCAAAACCAGTAACGGTGACGTTGCGGAAGGTGCCAAGCTGCTAAATGGTCGGAAGTGCATGGAGTCGAATCTACCTCCATACCACTCAGGGAACAGCCAGGGAGCACTCAATGGCCCCGCTACGGAGAGTCACCCTGCTAACGGGAAGCAGGCTCTCTCTCCAGGCCCAAACACCCCTCCCGAGGGAATCCCCGACCCCAAAAAGACTCTTGTCAATGGGGTGTGTGACTTTGATCGGAGTGACAGTGGCGGCAACTTTAACAAAAACATTCCAAATCACATCGCTTCCAAACAGTACTGGGGGAATGGGGAGGTGGGCCCCTCTGAGAAAGCCAACAGCTCAGATCCCCCTCTTCCTAGTCCTCCTCCACCGCAGCAGGACACTGCCAAAGCCCAGCAGGCTGAGCGCCTGGCCAACGGACCCCAGGCAATAGGCAACAGGCCCCCCTCGGAATTAACCAACGGACCTTTGGGGCCGGCCCATGCTGCGCCTGTGCTAAGACAGCAACTGCTCCCCAATTCATCTCTCCCTCCTTCTGTTACTGTTACCTCCCAGAGTCTTGCAGGCTCTCCTGCTAATGGGGTGGCCCCCGAGGCTCGAGGCCTCAAGAGGCCGGCCGAGAACGAGGACCGCAGCGCAACAACGGCATCCTCGGGGATCCCCAACAAAGTGGGAGTGCGCATCATCACCATCAGCGACCCCAACAACGCCGGCAGCAGTGCCACGATGGTGGCGGTGCCAGCAGGAACAGACCCAAGCACAGTAGCCAAAGTAGCAATAGAGAACGCCACTCAGCAGAGGAACTGCTCACCCACACAGGCAGCTGGCACAGCG CCTGCTGTTATCCCGTCCCCGCCCCCCACGTCCCAGCCTGCACCAGCGGGTAACCACAGCCCTCACCTCCCAGCACAGCAAGCCTCCGCAGTGCCGCCAGAGCAAAGCCGGAAAGCAGGGCAGAACTTTAAGTGTCTGTGGCAGTCCTGTAAACG GTGGTTTGAAACACCTTCCCAAGTGTTTTACCACGCAGCAACGCAACACGGGGGGAAAGATGTGTATGGAGGGCAGTGTCTGTGGGAAGGGTGTGAACCTTTTCCCCGGCAGAGACTGTCCTTCATCACACATCTGCAG GATAAGCACTGTTCTCGAGAGGCTTTGCTAGCCGGACTCAAGCTAGAGGAGCAGCAGGCGCAAAGTCCCAATCAGACTTCTTCCCA GACCCCGCCAGCGGCAGGCAGCACTCCGGCACCACGAGCACCGAAAGCAATCGTCAATCATCCGAGCGCAGCTCTCATGGCCCTACGCAGAGGCTCTCGAAACCTGGTCTTCAGGGACTTCACT GATGAGAAAGAGGGACCAGTGACCAAACACATACGACTTACTGCTGCCTTAACGTTAAAGAACATCGCCAAGCACTCTGACTGTGGTCGCAC GTTGTTAAAGAGGCATGAGACTCACCTCTCCGTACTCGCGCTAAGTAACATGGAGGTTTCCACCACGCTCGCCAAATGCCTTTACGAACTGACGCGCTCGCTCCAGGCTTGA